Proteins from a single region of Hydra vulgaris chromosome 12, alternate assembly HydraT2T_AEP:
- the LOC136088344 gene encoding piggyBac transposable element-derived protein 3-like — protein MKLRRPNGTDVIGMDESDGVEETAEEDNAENNTQDTADNIVEQGPQHKRTKKQVPYKPSWVKSDFKEAVRKEKFLWTIPPPKEENHLSPVSLFELFMTPEIMNRICNESKEYAAQKGHDNFDLDITSLKLFLSILLISGYAPLPRRPMYWETAGDVHNSMVSTAMSRNKFSSIMSNIHFANNNELDMTDRFAKVRPLIQSINAACLANFQPEQIISIDESMIPYYGKHGAKQYIHGKPIKFGYKMYVAATRMGYVINFYPYQGAGTTDKDLGLGGSVVVNLTKDLPKRDGNFFHIVFDNLFTSAYCCAY, from the coding sequence ATGAAACTACGAAGACCCAATGGAACTGATGTTATTGGAATGGATGAGTCGGACGGTGTTGAAGAGACTGCAGAGGAGGACAATGCAGAAAATAATACACAGGACACTGCAGATAATATAGTGGAACAGGGTCCGCAGCACAAGAGAACAAAGAAACAAGTTCCATATAAGCCGTCATGGGTCAAAAGCGACTTCAAGGAGGCCGTCAGAAAGGAAAAGTTTCTATGGACCATACCCCCACCTAAAGAAGAAAACCATCTGTCACCAGTGTCATTATTTGAGTTGTTCATGACACCAGAAATAATGAACAGAATATGCAACGAAAGCAAAGAATACGCTGCTCAAAAAGGCCATGACAATTTTGATCTGGACATTACATCACTCAAGCTTTTCCTATCGATTCTTCTAATAAGCGGCTATGCTCCTCTGCCTCGTCGCCCTATGTATTGGGAAACTGCGGGGGATGTACACAATTCCATGGTGTCGACCGCTATGTCACGCAATAAATTCAGTTCCATAATGAGTAATATACATTTTGCCAATAACAACGAACTTGATATGACTGACAGGTTTGCCAAAGTCCGCCCTCTTATCCAGTCCATCAATGCTGCTTGCCTGGCAAACTTTCAGCCTGAACAAATCATCAGCATCGACGAAAGTATGATCCCTTATTATGGAAAACACGGTGCAAAGCAATACATCCATGGCAAACCCATCAAGTTCGGGTACAAGATGTATGTGGCAGCAACTCGTATGGGATATGTAATCAATTTCTACCCATATCAAGGTGCCGGCACGACAGATAAAGATCTGGGCCTCGGTGGATCGGTGGTGGTCAATCTCACAAAAGATTTACCAAAACGTGACGGTAATTTCTTTCACATTGTGTTTGACAACCTCTTTACCAGCGCTTACTGTTGCGCTTACTAG